In one Agrobacterium tumefaciens genomic region, the following are encoded:
- a CDS encoding type II toxin-antitoxin system prevent-host-death family antitoxin yields MQISVTDAKSQLTELVRRAEAGDEVILTRHGHAAVRLVPVTAVADKTSRKAALAKVRATVANKANDGPDAAHSQDFLYDEHGLPK; encoded by the coding sequence GTGCAGATATCCGTGACGGATGCAAAAAGTCAGCTTACCGAACTGGTGCGCCGCGCCGAAGCCGGTGATGAGGTCATTCTCACCCGTCATGGCCACGCCGCCGTGCGGCTGGTTCCGGTCACTGCCGTGGCGGATAAAACCTCCCGCAAGGCCGCGCTCGCAAAAGTGCGCGCGACTGTCGCCAACAAAGCCAATGATGGTCCGGATGCCGCGCATAGTCAGGATTTTCTCTATGACGAGCATGGCCTTCCGAAATGA